TTCTTCTGTTTCTAGTTCCAGTTGGGATATTATCTGCCTGAGGATTTGAATTTCTTCCTCGGTAATATTATCAATCGCGAGCATGATGGCTTCCAGCTCAAGAGCTCTTCTCAGCTGGCTGATTTGCTTATAATCGATTTGGTTGAGCAGAAACATCATAGACATGGATTCCACCAGATTGTTCTCAAAGTTGCCTGTTAAAAAGTTACCAGCTCCCTGTTGACTGGAGATAACACCCATGATGTCCAAAGTACGAATAGCTTCTCTTACGGAGTTACGGCTTACCCCCAGCATCTCCGAGAGCTCTCGCTCCGCTGGCAGCTTTCCGCCGATGCATAGTTTTTCGTCACGGATCAGACTTTTTATGTAATTGATTACCTTCATATATGATTTTTCGTTAGAATAAATATCTCCCATACTTCCTCCGCTGCAACTTGTTTTCCTTCTTCTAATATGTCGCATTACCATTATTATCACATTATTGTATGATTAATTCAAGTTGAAGTTGAGTTGTCACGTTAATCCCACGCCAAAATGCTGCATCCACAACGGACGCAGCATTCAATTTTTCATTCCCTATTTTTTTCATATTTTAGCTTGCAAATTCATTATTCGTTGAAGTTTGCCTCAGCCAGTGCCAAAATCGCCGCAACAGCCTCCTCCTCATCCGGACCCTCTGCAGTCAGCGTAATCTCGGTTCCTTTGGAGATTCCCAGAGCAAGTACAGCCAGAATCGATTTTGCATTTACCTTCTTTTCTTCCTTCTTGATAAAGAGCTCTGATTTAAATTTTGATGCGGTAGAAACAAACACAGATGCAGGTCTCGCATGAAGTCCCGTATTATTTGTTATTGTGATTACTTTTGATATCATATTCCCATCCTCCTATATAAGATCGCTTCGGATCTCATGATTTCCAATTTGCAAGTAAATATTGCTCTGCTTCCGCACACCATAAGCCTTTATTTTTGCCTGTGATTTCTGCAAGCTTTGCAAAGTGAGGGTTTGTTTTCCCTTTTTCTTCAAAGTCATCTATTGCGGTAAGTTCCATATCGATATGGGTGTAAATAAGCTTCTTGCCCCCCGGAATATCCGGTAAATTCAACACAGTTTCCGCTACAGAATCCAAACCCCCGATATGGGTTACCATTACTGCGGGATTAATCAGCTTCTTTTCTGTCATTTTGAGAGATTCGATGAGATCGTCTGTATTCCCCCCGGTAGTACCCATTACATGGGTGGAAGCGTAATGGATGTTGTAAAGGTTCAGTGTTGCTGAAAAACCTGTGTCTGTTGGACCTGCAAAGAAATTCAGGCAGCCGTCCCTGGCGAGAATACTGTCTCCCTGTTCAAATACTGGCTTTACAGGTGCAAATACGAAGACATCATCAAAGCCCTCACCATCGGTCAGTGCTTTCAAGTGGTCAACCGGATCATCGACTTTCGCAGTATTGATGAAAATCAGCTTAACCCCGCATCGCTGCGCTTCTTCTTCCGGAAAGATTGCCCTTGCTCGCTCAATTCTTTCATCATCAATGTCCGTTACCACAAGTAGACCGGGTCTTCTGTCACAATGAAGTGCATAGTCGATGGCGCCGAGTCCCATAGGGCCAGCAGCTGCAAGAAGTGCCATTTTCCCGCCTTCTACAATCCCCATTTTGTGGGCATAATTTCCCATTTCAGTATGATAATTTGCATGAAAGGCTCCAATGATGCAGGACATTGGTTCTGCCAAAGATGCTTCATAATAGGTCTCACCGTCATAGTTCAGCAGACACCCAAGTTCCATAACCTCCTGAGGGATGATATTATAGGTGGCAGCTCCTCCGAAATACATATAAGAGTATCCCGGTGACCACATGGATCCCTTGTAATTTAATGCCGGCTGCTGTGCAAATTTTGAGCCTTCTTTGAATTGATCCTTCCACTTTGCGCCAACCTTAACAATGTTGCCTGCAAATTCATGGCCGACGATGATAGGATTCACATCCACATCCTGGGGCACCCTCTTATGTTTTTTTCCTAGTATCGCCGCTTTGTATGTAGACATACAAACGCTGTCAGAGATAAGCTCAACCAAAATCTCGTCATCCTTTATCTCTGGCAGTTCAAACGTTTCAAGCCGTAAATCATTTGCGCCATATAATCTCACTGCTCTTGTTTCCATATTACTGTCCTCCTGTTCATTCAATCAGCCTGCATGTTGTTTCCTGGAATTCAAC
This genomic window from Clostridiales bacterium contains:
- a CDS encoding FadR family transcriptional regulator encodes the protein MGDIYSNEKSYMKVINYIKSLIRDEKLCIGGKLPAERELSEMLGVSRNSVREAIRTLDIMGVISSQQGAGNFLTGNFENNLVESMSMMFLLNQIDYKQISQLRRALELEAIMLAIDNITEEEIQILRQIISQLELETEENNVILDKRMHYNIALASKNTLIINILQALSEVLDKFIVDLRREILSQEDTRAILKEAHLGMVESLIERDKNLAYESINKHFGVIDLKLNRDEYETLKNRD
- a CDS encoding HPr family phosphocarrier protein; translated protein: MISKVITITNNTGLHARPASVFVSTASKFKSELFIKKEEKKVNAKSILAVLALGISKGTEITLTAEGPDEEEAVAAILALAEANFNE
- a CDS encoding zinc-binding dehydrogenase; protein product: METRAVRLYGANDLRLETFELPEIKDDEILVELISDSVCMSTYKAAILGKKHKRVPQDVDVNPIIVGHEFAGNIVKVGAKWKDQFKEGSKFAQQPALNYKGSMWSPGYSYMYFGGAATYNIIPQEVMELGCLLNYDGETYYEASLAEPMSCIIGAFHANYHTEMGNYAHKMGIVEGGKMALLAAAGPMGLGAIDYALHCDRRPGLLVVTDIDDERIERARAIFPEEEAQRCGVKLIFINTAKVDDPVDHLKALTDGEGFDDVFVFAPVKPVFEQGDSILARDGCLNFFAGPTDTGFSATLNLYNIHYASTHVMGTTGGNTDDLIESLKMTEKKLINPAVMVTHIGGLDSVAETVLNLPDIPGGKKLIYTHIDMELTAIDDFEEKGKTNPHFAKLAEITGKNKGLWCAEAEQYLLANWKS